From Salvia splendens isolate huo1 chromosome 3, SspV2, whole genome shotgun sequence, a single genomic window includes:
- the LOC121794570 gene encoding uncharacterized protein LOC121794570 produces MGNCLVAEQKSVISVMKTDGKIIEYKSPIKVHQILCEYSHHAITDKLPVVKHLHPNTELLRGRLYYLLPLPVPAKKKRVRFSDDVVEEERRRGGTGAAVRIKVVISKKELQAMLAKEGVSVEEMI; encoded by the coding sequence atGGGAAACTGCTTAGTTGCTGAACAGAAATCAGTGATCAGTGTAATGAAAACAGATGGAAAGATCATTGAATACAAATCTCCAATCAAAGTCCACCAGATTCTGTGTGAATATTCTCACCATGCAATCACTGATAAACTCCCTGTAGTGAAGCACTTGCATCCCAACACCGAGCTGCTTCGAGGCCGCTTGTACTATCTTCTTCCCTTGCCCGTGCCTGCGAAGAAGAAGAGGGTGCGTTTCTCAGATGATGTGGTGGAGGAAGAGAGAAGACGAGGAGGCACAGGGGCTGCGGTGAGGATCAAGGTTGTGATCAGCAAGAAAGAGCTGCAGGCAATGCTTGCGAAAGAAGGAGTTTCGGTTGAAGAGATGATCTGA